A genome region from Thermodesulfobacteriota bacterium includes the following:
- a CDS encoding GAF domain-containing protein has protein sequence MTSPARNLPEILARIAHPELPWALECVFRTFNEIVRIDPTQSWRKILYDASRVIVEFLGAQAASIRLHEPHLNQMVSFGSYHYDESHRETAIPFDESIAGRVVASQKTFVVPDLAASADYKDKSVLDQGLRSLMTVPLVIPRFMEEGDDIRGAMHIYYGEASRTFTELEMLTAELMAQRLSYVIARKRILDLRRVNQKKEWLVEKIFSKLSLDRGIKMKDLFRLMVEELQDIIKIQSCSLFVVGDEGTSAALESGWPEQGGYHTVGKVFRVDEHPYLRAVIWQDHPMGDFENERMYPSYLLVKNPQASYLVTENLRRFASAHDINSILYVPLRIGDRVNYVLVFDAVERRRFFSDEEIEILTFFGKQITQALEIERLDDILHDFKNPAIAIAGFSRRVRKMLERGDDRRDEMLQHLDVVIREGTRLQEMAMSLYPMARPEELDFSEVVRGRFLINEEAIREQKRAGIRVESEHLTPGLKVRTWRLALERVLDNLLNNATKAVPAAGGTLSVRTFAQAGMAHLEITNSGRIPQDEISRLLSADVAGRGLNIVYRFVHSMGGHVEVRTDAPGDTTTFRISLPLIEGA, from the coding sequence ATGACCAGTCCTGCCAGGAACCTCCCCGAGATCCTTGCTCGGATCGCCCATCCCGAGCTCCCCTGGGCGCTGGAGTGCGTGTTCCGCACGTTCAACGAGATCGTGCGGATCGATCCCACCCAGTCCTGGCGCAAGATCCTCTACGACGCCTCCCGCGTCATCGTGGAGTTCCTGGGGGCCCAGGCCGCCTCCATCCGGCTCCACGAGCCGCACCTCAACCAGATGGTGTCCTTCGGCTCCTACCACTACGACGAGAGCCACCGGGAGACCGCCATCCCCTTCGACGAGAGCATCGCGGGGCGGGTGGTGGCGAGCCAGAAGACCTTCGTCGTCCCCGACCTGGCCGCCAGCGCCGACTACAAGGACAAATCGGTGCTCGACCAGGGTTTGCGGTCCCTCATGACCGTGCCGCTGGTCATCCCCCGGTTCATGGAGGAGGGGGACGACATCCGCGGGGCGATGCACATCTATTACGGGGAGGCCTCTCGAACCTTCACCGAGCTCGAGATGCTCACCGCCGAGCTCATGGCCCAGCGCCTGAGCTACGTAATTGCGCGAAAGCGCATCCTGGACCTCAGGCGCGTCAACCAGAAGAAGGAGTGGCTGGTCGAGAAGATCTTCTCCAAGCTCTCCCTCGACCGCGGCATCAAGATGAAGGACCTCTTCCGCCTCATGGTCGAGGAGCTCCAGGACATCATCAAGATCCAGAGCTGCTCGCTCTTCGTGGTGGGGGACGAGGGCACCTCGGCCGCCCTGGAGAGCGGCTGGCCCGAGCAGGGGGGGTACCACACGGTGGGCAAGGTCTTCCGGGTGGACGAGCACCCCTACCTGCGGGCCGTCATCTGGCAGGACCACCCCATGGGCGACTTCGAGAACGAGCGGATGTACCCCTCGTACCTCCTGGTGAAGAACCCCCAGGCGAGCTACCTGGTCACCGAGAACCTGCGGCGGTTCGCGAGCGCCCACGACATCAACTCCATCCTCTACGTGCCGCTGCGCATCGGCGACCGGGTGAATTACGTGCTGGTCTTCGACGCCGTGGAGCGGCGGCGCTTCTTCTCCGACGAAGAGATCGAGATCCTCACCTTCTTCGGAAAGCAGATCACCCAGGCCCTCGAGATCGAGCGGCTCGACGACATCCTCCACGACTTCAAGAACCCGGCCATCGCCATCGCGGGGTTTTCCCGACGCGTGCGCAAGATGCTCGAGAGGGGCGACGACCGGCGGGACGAGATGCTCCAGCACCTGGACGTGGTGATCCGGGAGGGGACCCGGCTCCAGGAGATGGCCATGAGCCTCTACCCCATGGCCCGGCCCGAGGAGCTCGACTTCTCCGAGGTGGTGCGGGGGCGCTTCCTCATCAACGAGGAAGCCATCCGGGAGCAGAAGCGCGCGGGCATCCGGGTGGAATCGGAGCACCTGACCCCGGGGCTCAAGGTGCGCACCTGGCGGCTGGCCCTGGAGCGGGTGCTCGACAACCTGCTCAACAACGCCACCAAGGCAGTGCCCGCTGCGGGGGGAACCCTCTCGGTACGCACCTTTGCCCAGGCCGGAATGGCGCACCTGGAGATCACCAACAGCGGCCGCATCCCCCAGGACGAAATCTCGCGCCTGCTCTCCGCCGACGTGGCCGGCCGGGGGCTCAACATCGTCTACCGGTTCGTGCACTCCATGGGAGGGCACGTGGAGGTGCGTACCGACGCCCCCGGCGACACCACGACCTTCCGCATCTCCTTGCCCCTGATCGAAGGCGCATGA
- a CDS encoding ATP-binding protein, translated as MMTPGAAGSPGPPGGSLEAAECGRVLWADEGAAAVLGRSPADLAGMPLEALGFGCSSCGAPDEVDRPLHLCADRDVGTVDTPAGPRALLWSCERRGQPGEGRCRISLLDLTGRPDLDVKIFQAKHELEAIFDVIADPSLLVDSALTVCRANRAMALLTGRRFAQILGRPCREVLHELGAQAVIAGLAQVMETRRRARDVLRTPGGTIYRLHFFPLCREGRVVKVLVRYQDITAESKLEEQLLQSERMASVGQLSAGIAHEINNPMGFIGWNLGRLAEYAASLAAVWERTREAAEGVRQGREDPARAWNERCRDWEDSEVAYLVSDLGDVVAECRQGVDRIQRIIDDLRAFSHPATARWERTDLHQGLDSTISLVHNELKHRCEVVRAYGELPPVLCSPQKVNQVFLNLLVNAAQAMQERGVLTIRTWTEGERVAVSVSDTGRGIAPEHRARLFDPFFTTKPVGQGTGLGLHLALGIVREHGGEIGVESRVGEGSTFTVWLPVTPPDSQRTPAAV; from the coding sequence ATGATGACCCCGGGTGCCGCGGGGTCGCCCGGCCCGCCCGGGGGGAGTCTGGAAGCGGCCGAGTGCGGCCGGGTGTTGTGGGCCGACGAGGGCGCCGCCGCGGTGCTGGGGCGATCTCCGGCGGACCTGGCGGGGATGCCCCTGGAAGCGCTGGGCTTCGGCTGCTCTTCGTGCGGGGCTCCGGACGAGGTGGATCGGCCGCTCCATCTGTGTGCCGATCGCGACGTGGGAACCGTCGACACGCCGGCGGGGCCGCGTGCGCTCCTGTGGTCCTGTGAACGTCGCGGGCAACCCGGGGAGGGCCGGTGCCGCATTTCCCTGCTCGACCTCACCGGACGCCCCGACCTGGACGTGAAGATCTTCCAGGCGAAGCACGAGCTCGAAGCCATCTTCGACGTCATTGCCGACCCGAGCCTCCTGGTGGACAGCGCCCTCACCGTGTGCCGCGCCAACCGAGCGATGGCGCTTCTCACCGGCAGGCGTTTCGCCCAGATCCTGGGCCGCCCGTGCAGGGAGGTGCTCCACGAGCTGGGGGCCCAGGCAGTGATCGCGGGTCTGGCACAGGTGATGGAGACCCGCCGTCGCGCCCGCGACGTGCTGCGCACCCCGGGCGGGACGATCTACCGGCTCCACTTCTTCCCCCTGTGCCGGGAGGGACGGGTCGTCAAGGTGCTGGTGCGCTACCAGGACATCACCGCGGAGAGCAAGCTCGAAGAACAGCTCTTGCAGTCGGAGCGCATGGCCAGCGTCGGCCAGCTCTCGGCTGGCATCGCCCACGAAATCAACAACCCCATGGGCTTCATCGGGTGGAACCTGGGCAGGCTCGCCGAGTACGCGGCGAGCCTGGCCGCGGTGTGGGAGCGCACCCGGGAGGCCGCCGAAGGCGTGCGCCAGGGGCGCGAGGACCCCGCCCGCGCCTGGAACGAGCGCTGCCGGGACTGGGAGGACAGCGAGGTGGCCTACCTGGTCTCGGACCTCGGCGACGTGGTGGCGGAGTGCCGGCAGGGGGTGGACCGCATCCAGCGCATCATCGACGACCTGCGGGCCTTCAGTCACCCGGCCACAGCCCGCTGGGAGCGCACGGACCTGCACCAGGGGCTCGACAGCACCATCAGCTTGGTACACAACGAGCTCAAGCACCGGTGCGAGGTGGTGCGCGCCTACGGCGAGCTGCCCCCGGTGCTGTGCTCGCCCCAGAAGGTAAATCAGGTGTTCCTCAACCTCCTGGTCAACGCCGCCCAGGCCATGCAGGAGCGGGGGGTGCTCACCATCCGCACCTGGACCGAGGGCGAGCGGGTGGCCGTGTCCGTTTCCGACACCGGCCGGGGCATTGCGCCCGAGCACCGGGCGCGGCTCTTCGACCCCTTCTTTACCACCAAACCGGTAGGGCAGGGCACGGGGCTCGGCCTGCACCTGGCCCTGGGCATCGTTCGGGAGCACGGGGGCGAGATCGGGGTGGAGAGCCGGGTCGGCGAGGGGAGCACCTTTACCGTGTGGCTCCCCGTGACCCCGCCCGACAGCCAGCGG